Proteins encoded by one window of Phytohabitans houttuyneae:
- a CDS encoding zf-HC2 domain-containing protein, with the protein MTDYPYVGCDEFREALSARLDGEDDPAERAVTDAHLAGCAACRQWWDAAARVTRVVRTSVVTHEVTVSDEVLAAAPGPARGRLVRAVRVALGALGVVQFLLGAAQIGGFAAGRHLHTFGVGPDHLWHESAAWNVAIGAGFAWIAFSRGPGSGLIPTLTAFVAALSLLTASDVIAGRVDLDRVLSHAFILVGYLLVLVLSRLQPARGGPAGGQRPPRPAWRARFDELDQPASRPALRLVRDRPAQARRAA; encoded by the coding sequence GTGACCGACTATCCCTATGTGGGGTGCGATGAGTTTCGCGAGGCGCTGTCGGCGCGCCTCGACGGGGAGGACGATCCGGCCGAGCGCGCGGTGACCGACGCGCACCTGGCCGGCTGCGCTGCGTGCCGGCAGTGGTGGGACGCCGCGGCGCGGGTGACCCGCGTGGTCCGCACCAGCGTGGTCACACACGAGGTCACGGTGAGTGACGAGGTGCTCGCTGCCGCGCCCGGTCCGGCCCGCGGCCGCCTGGTCCGCGCGGTGCGGGTGGCGCTGGGCGCGCTGGGCGTGGTCCAGTTCCTGCTCGGCGCGGCCCAGATCGGAGGCTTCGCGGCCGGGCGGCACCTGCACACGTTCGGCGTGGGTCCGGACCACCTGTGGCACGAGTCCGCCGCCTGGAACGTGGCCATCGGCGCCGGCTTCGCCTGGATCGCGTTCAGCCGCGGGCCGGGCTCGGGGCTGATCCCGACGCTGACGGCGTTCGTGGCCGCGCTCAGCCTGCTCACCGCGAGTGACGTGATCGCCGGCCGGGTCGACCTCGACCGGGTGCTCAGCCACGCGTTCATCCTGGTCGGGTACCTGCTGGTGCTCGTGCTCTCCCGCCTCCAACCGGCCCGCGGCGGCCCGGCCGGCGGCCAGCGCCCGCCCCGCCCGGCGTGGCGGGCCCGCTTCGACGAGCTCGACCAGCCGGCGAGCCGCCCGGCGCTGCGCCTGGTCCGTGACCGCCCGGCTCAGGCCCGCCGCGCCGCCTGA
- a CDS encoding PPOX class F420-dependent oxidoreductase translates to MTRSLYVTLVTLLGAVLTGVAAVWCLVAPGSFADFVEFPRHAHFVHDLGAFQLGLAVSLLLALTWADGLATALGGFFVANAVHAVNHAGDLDLGGRDSDPWLIGAMAVLVGAALVVRLRQLGWVVGEVSVAASPALTPFVRQKTVRLTTYRRDGRPGASPVSIAVDGERAFVRSFEKSLKTRRLRRDPRAVIAPSTGRGRVTGDGVPARMRLLHGEEERHAARMLRAKHPFLHGFFVPLTHRLARSRTGRTVHFELVPATGAE, encoded by the coding sequence ATGACCAGAAGCCTGTACGTCACGCTCGTCACACTCCTCGGCGCCGTGCTCACCGGCGTGGCCGCCGTGTGGTGCCTCGTCGCGCCGGGCTCGTTCGCCGACTTCGTGGAGTTTCCGCGGCACGCGCACTTCGTCCACGACCTGGGCGCCTTCCAGCTCGGCCTCGCGGTGTCGCTGCTGCTCGCCCTGACCTGGGCGGACGGGCTCGCCACCGCGCTGGGCGGCTTCTTCGTCGCGAACGCGGTACACGCCGTCAACCACGCCGGCGACCTCGACCTCGGCGGCCGCGACTCCGACCCGTGGCTGATCGGCGCGATGGCGGTGCTGGTCGGCGCCGCGCTGGTGGTACGCCTGCGACAGCTGGGATGGGTGGTCGGCGAGGTGTCGGTGGCGGCAAGCCCCGCCCTCACCCCGTTCGTGCGGCAGAAGACGGTGCGGCTCACCACGTACCGGCGCGACGGCCGCCCCGGCGCCAGCCCGGTGAGCATCGCGGTCGACGGCGAGCGCGCGTTCGTGCGGAGCTTCGAGAAGTCGCTCAAGACCCGGCGGCTGCGCCGCGACCCGCGCGCGGTGATCGCGCCGTCCACCGGCCGCGGCCGGGTGACCGGCGACGGGGTACCGGCACGCATGCGCCTGCTGCACGGCGAGGAGGAGCGGCACGCGGCGCGGATGCTGCGCGCCAAGCACCCGTTCCTGCACGGGTTCTTCGTGCCGCTGACGCACCGGCTCGCCCGCTCCAGGACCGGTCGCACCGTCCACTTCGAACTCGTGCCGGCTACCGGCGCCGAGTGA
- a CDS encoding glycoside hydrolase family 18 protein, whose translation MRRLLGIAIAITTVLAGAAAAPAAASAGSHRDGFVRVGYFTQWGIYGRAFPVKKLDTSGAASRLTHINYAFGNVSEDGRCYVDGGPGEGDAWADYQRPVPAEESVDGVADTWGEPLNGNFGQLQKLKAKHKNLKVLISLGGWSWSTYFSNAALTDASRKKFVASCIDLYLKGNLPNPDGSAGGPGSLAGVFDGVDLDWEWPGSNGEPGNVVRPEDKQNFTKLLAEFRTQLDALGRTSRKHYELTAFVPANPATIDAGFEVKKIFKYLDFATVQGYDFHGTWEQRANQQSALRVPAGAPDNPDFSVDSTIQAWVDRGAPRRELVLGVPYFGRGWTGVTGGQNGLFGTATGPAPATFEAGSEDYKKLKTLPSAGFTVHRDLRAGHAWLWDGTTFWTYDDPALVLQKVLYIRTRGLGGAMMWSLDGDDDSATLTRTIHFGLR comes from the coding sequence ATGCGGAGACTGCTCGGCATCGCCATAGCCATAACCACCGTTCTCGCCGGCGCGGCCGCCGCTCCGGCCGCCGCCAGCGCCGGCTCCCACCGGGACGGCTTCGTCCGGGTCGGCTATTTCACCCAATGGGGTATCTACGGCCGGGCGTTCCCGGTCAAGAAGCTCGACACCTCCGGGGCGGCGAGCCGCCTCACCCACATCAACTACGCGTTCGGCAACGTGTCCGAGGACGGTCGCTGCTATGTGGACGGCGGACCCGGCGAGGGCGACGCGTGGGCGGACTACCAGCGGCCGGTGCCGGCCGAGGAGAGCGTCGACGGCGTCGCGGACACCTGGGGCGAGCCGCTCAACGGCAACTTCGGGCAGCTGCAGAAGCTCAAGGCCAAGCACAAGAACCTGAAGGTGCTCATCTCGCTTGGCGGGTGGAGCTGGTCCACGTACTTCTCGAACGCGGCGCTCACCGACGCCTCGCGCAAGAAGTTCGTCGCATCCTGCATCGACCTCTATCTCAAGGGCAACCTGCCCAACCCGGACGGCAGCGCCGGCGGACCCGGCTCGCTCGCCGGCGTCTTCGACGGCGTCGACCTCGACTGGGAGTGGCCGGGCTCCAACGGTGAGCCGGGCAACGTGGTGCGCCCCGAGGACAAGCAGAACTTCACCAAGCTGCTCGCCGAGTTCCGCACGCAGCTCGACGCGCTGGGCCGGACCAGCCGCAAGCACTACGAGCTGACCGCGTTCGTACCCGCCAACCCGGCCACCATCGACGCCGGCTTCGAGGTCAAGAAGATCTTCAAGTACCTGGACTTCGCGACCGTGCAGGGCTACGACTTCCACGGCACCTGGGAGCAGCGCGCCAACCAGCAGTCCGCGCTGCGGGTGCCGGCCGGCGCGCCCGACAACCCGGACTTCTCCGTGGACTCCACCATCCAGGCGTGGGTCGACCGCGGCGCGCCGCGCAGGGAGCTCGTGCTCGGCGTGCCCTACTTCGGCCGCGGCTGGACCGGCGTCACCGGCGGGCAGAACGGCCTCTTCGGCACCGCGACCGGCCCGGCGCCGGCCACGTTCGAGGCGGGCAGCGAGGACTACAAGAAGCTGAAGACGCTGCCGTCGGCCGGCTTCACGGTCCACCGCGACCTGCGGGCGGGGCACGCGTGGCTGTGGGACGGCACGACGTTCTGGACGTACGACGACCCCGCGCTGGTGCTGCAGAAGGTCCTCTACATCCGCACCCGCGGGCTGGGCGGCGCCATGATGTGGTCACTGGATGGCGACGACGACAGCGCCACCCTCACCCGCACCATCCACTTCGGACTGCGCTAG
- a CDS encoding SAM-dependent methyltransferase, which yields MTRPDWAPYGVDLDRPNAARVYDYYLGGAHNFAIDRQMAAQALAGWPELPLIMRANRSFLRRAVRFLVSSGVRQFLDLGSGIPTVGNVHEVARAEDPACRVVYVDIDPVAVAHSRAILDGDPQVTAVQADLRSPANVLDLAEKEGALDLDKPVAVLMVAVLHFVPDADDPAGVIARYRQATAPGSAIAVCHATADGQGGRADEHRALYARTPTPMTMRSRAEVDRLLTGYDLVEPGLVYMAQWRPDEDELPERPEDYPGYAAVGFRR from the coding sequence GTGACTAGGCCGGACTGGGCTCCGTACGGCGTTGATCTCGACCGGCCGAACGCGGCGCGGGTCTACGACTACTACCTCGGCGGCGCCCACAACTTCGCCATCGACCGCCAGATGGCCGCGCAGGCGCTCGCGGGGTGGCCCGAGCTGCCGCTGATCATGCGGGCCAACCGGTCGTTCCTTCGGCGGGCGGTGCGCTTCCTGGTGAGCTCGGGTGTGCGGCAGTTCCTCGACCTGGGCTCCGGCATCCCGACGGTGGGCAACGTGCACGAGGTGGCGCGGGCGGAGGACCCGGCGTGCCGTGTGGTGTACGTCGACATCGACCCGGTCGCCGTCGCGCACAGCCGGGCGATCCTCGACGGTGACCCGCAGGTCACGGCCGTGCAGGCCGACCTGCGCTCGCCGGCGAACGTGCTCGATCTCGCCGAGAAGGAGGGCGCGCTCGACCTCGACAAGCCGGTCGCCGTCCTGATGGTGGCGGTGCTGCACTTCGTGCCGGACGCCGACGACCCGGCCGGCGTGATCGCGCGCTACCGGCAGGCCACCGCCCCGGGCAGCGCGATCGCGGTGTGCCACGCCACCGCCGACGGGCAGGGCGGCAGGGCCGACGAGCACCGCGCGCTCTACGCGCGCACGCCCACCCCCATGACCATGCGCTCGCGTGCCGAGGTGGACCGGCTGCTCACGGGGTACGACCTGGTCGAGCCGGGCCTGGTGTACATGGCGCAGTGGCGGCCGGACGAGGACGAGCTGCCCGAGCGGCCGGAGGACTACCCGGGGTACGCGGCGGTCGGGTTCCGCCGGTAA